A region from the Indicator indicator isolate 239-I01 chromosome 4, UM_Iind_1.1, whole genome shotgun sequence genome encodes:
- the TIMM9 gene encoding mitochondrial import inner membrane translocase subunit Tim9: MAGQISESDQIKQFKEFLGTYNKLTENCFLDCIKDFTSREVQPEEMTCSDHCLQKYLKMTQRISMRFQEYHIQQNEALAAKAGLLGQPR, translated from the exons ATGGCTGGACAAATATCAGAGTCTGATCAGATCAAGCAG TTCAAGGAATTTCTTGGAACATACAATAAACTTACAGAAAACTGCTTCCTGGATTGCATAAAGGATTTCACTAGCAGAGAGGTTCAACCAGAAGAG ATGACCTGCTCAGACCACTGCctacagaaatatttaaaaatgacCCAGAGGATCTCCATGAGATTTCAGGAGTACCACATTCAGCAGAATGAAGCTCTGGCAGCCAAAGCAGGACTGCTTGGCCAACCTCGTTAG